The following proteins are co-located in the Gossypium hirsutum isolate 1008001.06 chromosome A02, Gossypium_hirsutum_v2.1, whole genome shotgun sequence genome:
- the LOC107934024 gene encoding uncharacterized protein, giving the protein MVNALATLASMIKANKKEDVRPIQMSISEVLAHCCNIEEEENDDHPWCQDMLRYVRNREYPEQATENDKRTLRRLACEYVLDGDILYKRRKDQILLRCVDAVKARQILEEVHEGVCRTHTNGFTMARQIMRAWTLLGQYHQRLQIGIVLFSWSLTTSRNG; this is encoded by the exons ATGGTAAATGCTTTAGCAACActagcttccatgattaaagcaaataaaaaagagGATGTTAGACCAATTCAGATGAGTATTTCTGAGGTTCTAGCCCATTGCTGTAACATTGAAGAAGAGGAAAATGATGACCATCCTTGGTGTCAAGATATGTTACGATATGTGAGAAATCGTGAATATCCTGAGCAGgcaactgagaatgataaaagaacTTTGAGGAGGTTAGCCTGCGAATATGTACTAGATGGGGACATCctttataaaagaaggaaagatcaaATACTTTTGAGATGCGTCGATGCTGTGAAAGCTAgacaaatcttggaagaagtacaTGAAGGCGTTTGTAGGACACATactaatggctttacaatggcaaGGCAGATTATGAG GGCATGGacgttattgggccaatatcaccaaaggcttcagATAGGCATCGTTTTATTTTCCTGGTCATTGACTACTTCACGAAATGGGTAG